One part of the Carassius gibelio isolate Cgi1373 ecotype wild population from Czech Republic chromosome B6, carGib1.2-hapl.c, whole genome shotgun sequence genome encodes these proteins:
- the LOC127959045 gene encoding transmembrane protease serine 9-like, with protein MQRREEMFVKMWRLTCVGLALLLCVQGSLSQLNVCGQAPLNTRIVGGVDAFEGSWPWQVSLHSSNFGGHFCGGSLINSEWVLTAAHCLPGVTASDLLVYLGKRTQQGVNTYEISRNVISIIVHPSYNSQTSDNDIALLRLSSAVTFNDYIRPVCLAAQGSVFPSGTSSWITGWGNVQAGVSLPSPGILQETMVPVVANDQCNTLLGSGSVTSNMMCAGFTQGGKDTCQGDSGGPMVIKQCSVWVQSGITSWGYGCADPNSPGVYTRVSQYQSWITNNIGQNLPGFFIFNTSSTCQSVSLASPASTTSPISAATTASAALPVSTTSRVPATSRTTTTLRPPRNQSSISCRRRCGERFDIRNRCNCNPGCRRNCCRDYERLCKPQRTKLNSSIQSAREHRDCVKMWRLTCVTLTLLMCAQGSLSQLNVCGQAPLNTRIVGGVNAPDGSWPWQVSLHSSNFGGHFCGGSLINNEWVLTAAHCLPGVSASSLRVYLGRRTQQGVNANEISRNVRTIIVHPSYNSRTHDNDIALLRLSSTVTFNNYIRPVCLAAQSSAFLSGTSSWITGWGDVRSGVSLPSPGILQETMVPVVDNVRCNTLLGSGSVTSNMMCAGLTQGGKDTCQGDSGGPMVSRQCTVWVQSGITSWGLGCADPNTPGVYTRVSQYQSWITNNIRQNLPGFVTFNPPTSCSSTSLTSTSCRGRCNEKYNSRFRCNCNTNCSLNCCQDYRQRCAM; from the exons ATGCAGAGAA GAGAAGAGATGTTTGTGAAGATGTGGAGGTTAACATGTGTCGGTTTGGCCCTGCTCTTATGTGTTCAAG GTTCACTTTCTCAGTTGAATG TTTGTGGACAGGCCCCTCTGAACACCCGTATTGTGGGCGGTGTGGATGCATTTGAGGGTTCATGGCCGTGGCAGGTCAGTCTGCACAGCTCCAACTTCGGAGGTCATTTTTGTGGAGGCTCCCTCAtcaacagtgaatgggtgctgacTGCGGCTCACTGTTTACCTGG TGTCACTGCATCTGATCTACTTGTGTACCTAGGAAAGAGAACACAGCAAGGAGTCAATACCTATGAAATCAGTAGAAATGTCATCTCCATCATCGTCCACCCCTCCTACAATAGTCAAACTAGCGACAATGACATCGCTCTGCTCCGGCTGTCCTCCGCAGTCACTTTTAATGACTATATTAGACCGGTGTGTCTGGCGGCCCAGGGCAGTGTCTTCCCTTCTGGCACCAGCAGCTGGATCACAGGCTGGGGAAATGTTCAAGCTGGAG tGAGTTTACCTTCTCCTGGGATCCTGCAGGAGACTATGGTTCCAGTGGTAGCTAATGATCAGTGTAATACTCTTCTGGGTTCTGGATCTGTTACCAGCAACATGATGTGTGCTGGTTTTACACAGGGAGGCAAAGACACCTGCCAG GGAGACTCTGGAGGTCCAATGGTGATCAAGCAGTGTTCGGTGTGGGTTCAGTCTGGTATCACCAGCTGGGGTTATGGATGTGCTGATCCCAACTCTCCTGGTGTTTACACCCGCGTTTCACAGTATCAGAGCTGGATCACAAACAACATTGGCCAAAACCTTCCAGGATTCTTCATTTTCAATACTTCAAGCACATGCCAGTCtgtttctttggcctcacctgcTTCTACTACATCACCTATTTCTGCTGCCACAACTGCTTCTGCTGCATTGCCTGTTTCTACTACCTCACGAGTTCCTGCTACCTCAAGAACAACTACTACTCTGAGACCTCCACGCAATCAGT CCTCAATTTCTTGTCGTAGAAGATGTGGTGAGAGATTTGACATCCGCAACCGCTGCAACTGCAATCCTGGCTGCCGCAGAAACTGCTGTAGGGATTATGAAAGGCTATGCA AGCCTCAGAGGACCAAGTTAAACTCCAGCATCCAATCTGCTCGTGAACACAGGGACTGTGTGAAGATGTGGAGATTAACGTGTGTCACTTTGACCCTGCTCATGTGTGCCCAAG GTTCACTTTCTCAACTGAATG TTTGTGGACAGGCTCCTCTAAACACTCGTATTGTGGGTGGTGTGAACGCACCTGATGGGTCGTGGCCGTGGCAGGTCAGTCTGCACAGCTCCAACTTCGGAGGTCATTTTTGCGGAGGCTCCCTCATCAACAATGAATGGGTGCTGACAGCAGCTCACTGCTTACCTGG TGTCAGCGCATCCAGTCTGCGTGTGTATTTGGGAAGGAGGACACAGCAGGGAGTCAATGCCAATGAAATCAGTAGAAATGTGAGAACGATAATCGTTCACCCCTCTTATAATAGCAGAACACACGACAATGACATCGCTCTGCTCCGgctgtcctccacagtcacctTTAATAACTATATTAGACCCGTGTGTCTGGCAGCCCAGAGCAGTGCCTTCCTTTCTGGCACCAGCAGCTGGATCACAGGCTGGGGAGATGTTAGAAGTggag tGAGTTTACCTTCTCCTGGGATCCTGCAGGAGACTATGGTTCCAGTGGTTGACAATGTTCGATGCAATACTTTGCTGGGTTCTGGATCTGTTACCAGCAACATGATGTGTGCTGGTTTAACACAGGGAGGCAAAGACACCTGCCAG GGGGATTCTGGAGGTCCAATGGTGAGCAGGCAGTGCACAGTGTGGGTTCAGTCTGGTATCACCAGCTGGGGTCTTGGCTGTGCTGATCCCAACACTCCTGGTGTTTACACCCGAGTGTCTCAATATCAGAGCTGGATCACCAACAATATTCGTCAGAACCTGCCAGGATTTGTCACCTTCAACCCACCGACTTCATGCTCCTCTACCAGCCTAA
- the eif4bb gene encoding eukaryotic translation initiation factor 4Bb isoform X1, producing MAASAKKNKKKGKTLTLNDFLANDSSGSVPPSYPSTKTTSWADETDDLDGDVSTSWHTAEDTYRAPPIDRSILPTAPRAAREPNIDRSRLPRGPPYTAFLGNLPYDVSEESIKDFFRGLAISQVRLPREPNNPERLKGFGYAEFDDVESFLSALSLNEENLGNRRIRVDIADQSNDKERDSGNMMGRDRDRDRGRGMDSGPDKTDSDWRARPSGDQDDGPRRDDGFGDRSRDRYESDRFRDASRRDDRYDSGRDRFSGRERYDDRGSRDYDRGGYDSRSGGGGRRGFSSGFRRDYDDRRDGDRYVDREERLDRKEDGREERGPLQRPKLNLKPRSIPKEEEPSGSLSPQSNTANSSRTSSIFGAAKPVDTAAKEREVEERLKKEQERLQKQLEEDKNRASERRPRDRETSWRNEEPSNERRQTGSESSQPKGSRSQDGEHSENEVFSGQEDEPISPASPSPSSNQGGLPLKVMPAPPPKENVWAKRSTGGGANEKEGPPSAAPSNKSALKPNRSAEERVLDENQVDGIRREQVVPQGRGGGGVWRGGGRGRGVDCPNKDKPRETADRKDVRRERDPRIASEPKKYEEGAPPQFSSASKYAALLMDGDQGEEDGEE from the exons ATGGCGGCGTCAG ctaagaagaataagaagaaggGCAAGACCCTGACCCTAAATGACTTCCTTGCAAATGATAGCAGTGGCAGTGTACCCCCAAGTTACCCTAGCACAAAGACCACCAGCTGGGCAGACGAGACCGATGACTTGGATGGAGATG TCTCAACTTCCTGGCATACTGCGGAGGATACGTATCGAGCTCCTCCCATCGACCGCTCCATCCTGCCAACTGCACCTCGTGCAGCACGGGAACCAAACATTGACCGCTCTCGGCTGCCACGTGGTCCACCCTACACTGCCTTCCTCGGGAACCTTCCCTATGATGTCAGCGAGGAATCCATCAAAGACTTCTTCAGGGGCCTTGCG ATCAGTCAAGTACGTTTGCCACGGGAGCCTAATAACCCAGAGAGGCTTAAGGGTTTTGGTTATGCAGAATTTGATGATGTTGAATCCTTCTTGAGTGCTCTCAGTCTAAATGAGGAG AATCTTGGGAACAGACGGATCCGGGTGGATATCGCAGATCAATCCAATGACAAAG AGAGGGACAGTGGGAATATGATGGGGCGAGACCGGGATAGAGATCGTGGTCGTGGGATGGACAGTGGCCCTGATAAGACAGATTCTGATTGGAGGGCACGGCCAAGCGGGGACCAGGATGATGGACCACGCAGAGACGATGGATTTGGTGACC GGTCACGTGACCGCTATGAGTCGGACCGATTCAGAGATGCTTCAAGACGTGATGATCGTTATGACAGCGGTCGAGATCGCTTCAGTGGTAGAGAACGCTACGATGACAGAGGTAGCAGAGACTATGATCGTGGAG GTTATGACTCACGTAGTGGTGGTGGTGGACGACGAGGATTCAGCAGTGGCTTTAGGCGAGACTATGATGACCGACGAGATGGAGATCGCTATGTAGATCGAGAAGAGCGTTTAGACAGGAAGGAAGATGGACGAGAAGAGAGGG GCCCTCTACAGAGGCCCAAGTTAAACCTGAAGCCAAGGAGCATCCCAAAAGAGGAGGAACCGAGTGGAAGCTTGTCTCCGCAGAGTAACACTGCTAATTCCAGCAGGACTTCCTCTATATTTGGAGCAGCCAAGCCTGTGGACACAGCCGCCAAGGAGAGAGAGGTGGAGGAGAGGCTGAAGAAAGAACAAGAACGACTCCAGAAACAATTGGAAGAGGATAAGAACAGGGCCTCAGAGAGACGACCAAGAGACCG GGAAACAAGTTGGAGAAATGAAGAGCCATCTAATGAGCGTCGACAAACTGGAAGTGAATCCTCGCAACCTAAAG GATCTAGGAGTCAAGATGGTGAACATTCAGAGAATGAAGTCTTCAGTGGACAAGAGGATGAGCCGATCTCTCCTGCAAGTCCATCACCCTCTTCCAATCAGGGAGGGCTTCCACTGAAAGTGATGCCAGCTCCTCCACCTAAAGAGAACGTCTGGGCCAAACGCAGCACAGGGGGTGGTGCTAATGAGAAGGAAGGACCACCGTCAGCTGCGCCTAGCAACAAAAGTGCTCTTAAACCCAACAG GTCAGCTGAAGAGAGAGTTTTGG ATGAAAACCAGGTTGATGGCATTCGAAGGGAACAAGTTGTGCCTcagggaagaggaggaggaggagtttGGAGAGGAGGGGGTCGGGGAAGAGGAGTTGACTGTCCAAACAAAGACAAACCGAGAGAAACTGCAGACAG
- the eif4bb gene encoding eukaryotic translation initiation factor 4Bb isoform X2: MAASAKKNKKKGKTLTLNDFLANDSSGSVPPSYPSTKTTSWADETDDLDGDVSTSWHTAEDTYRAPPIDRSILPTAPRAAREPNIDRSRLPRGPPYTAFLGNLPYDVSEESIKDFFRGLAISQVRLPREPNNPERLKGFGYAEFDDVESFLSALSLNEENLGNRRIRVDIADQSNDKERDSGNMMGRDRDRDRGRGMDSGPDKTDSDWRARPSGDQDDGPRRDDGFGDRSRDRYESDRFRDASRRDDRYDSGRDRFSGRERYDDRGSRDYDRGGYDSRSGGGGRRGFSSGFRRDYDDRRDGDRYVDREERLDRKEDGREERGPLQRPKLNLKPRSIPKEEEPSGSLSPQSNTANSSRTSSIFGAAKPVDTAAKEREVEERLKKEQERLQKQLEEDKNRASERRPRDRETSWRNEEPSNERRQTGSESSQPKGSRSQDGEHSENEVFSGQEDEPISPASPSPSSNQGGLPLKVMPAPPPKENVWAKRSTGGGANEKEGPPSAAPSNKSALKPNRSAEERVLDENQVDGIRREQVVPQGRGGGGVWRGGGRGRGVDCPNKDKPRETADSNSAPQVSMLPC, translated from the exons ATGGCGGCGTCAG ctaagaagaataagaagaaggGCAAGACCCTGACCCTAAATGACTTCCTTGCAAATGATAGCAGTGGCAGTGTACCCCCAAGTTACCCTAGCACAAAGACCACCAGCTGGGCAGACGAGACCGATGACTTGGATGGAGATG TCTCAACTTCCTGGCATACTGCGGAGGATACGTATCGAGCTCCTCCCATCGACCGCTCCATCCTGCCAACTGCACCTCGTGCAGCACGGGAACCAAACATTGACCGCTCTCGGCTGCCACGTGGTCCACCCTACACTGCCTTCCTCGGGAACCTTCCCTATGATGTCAGCGAGGAATCCATCAAAGACTTCTTCAGGGGCCTTGCG ATCAGTCAAGTACGTTTGCCACGGGAGCCTAATAACCCAGAGAGGCTTAAGGGTTTTGGTTATGCAGAATTTGATGATGTTGAATCCTTCTTGAGTGCTCTCAGTCTAAATGAGGAG AATCTTGGGAACAGACGGATCCGGGTGGATATCGCAGATCAATCCAATGACAAAG AGAGGGACAGTGGGAATATGATGGGGCGAGACCGGGATAGAGATCGTGGTCGTGGGATGGACAGTGGCCCTGATAAGACAGATTCTGATTGGAGGGCACGGCCAAGCGGGGACCAGGATGATGGACCACGCAGAGACGATGGATTTGGTGACC GGTCACGTGACCGCTATGAGTCGGACCGATTCAGAGATGCTTCAAGACGTGATGATCGTTATGACAGCGGTCGAGATCGCTTCAGTGGTAGAGAACGCTACGATGACAGAGGTAGCAGAGACTATGATCGTGGAG GTTATGACTCACGTAGTGGTGGTGGTGGACGACGAGGATTCAGCAGTGGCTTTAGGCGAGACTATGATGACCGACGAGATGGAGATCGCTATGTAGATCGAGAAGAGCGTTTAGACAGGAAGGAAGATGGACGAGAAGAGAGGG GCCCTCTACAGAGGCCCAAGTTAAACCTGAAGCCAAGGAGCATCCCAAAAGAGGAGGAACCGAGTGGAAGCTTGTCTCCGCAGAGTAACACTGCTAATTCCAGCAGGACTTCCTCTATATTTGGAGCAGCCAAGCCTGTGGACACAGCCGCCAAGGAGAGAGAGGTGGAGGAGAGGCTGAAGAAAGAACAAGAACGACTCCAGAAACAATTGGAAGAGGATAAGAACAGGGCCTCAGAGAGACGACCAAGAGACCG GGAAACAAGTTGGAGAAATGAAGAGCCATCTAATGAGCGTCGACAAACTGGAAGTGAATCCTCGCAACCTAAAG GATCTAGGAGTCAAGATGGTGAACATTCAGAGAATGAAGTCTTCAGTGGACAAGAGGATGAGCCGATCTCTCCTGCAAGTCCATCACCCTCTTCCAATCAGGGAGGGCTTCCACTGAAAGTGATGCCAGCTCCTCCACCTAAAGAGAACGTCTGGGCCAAACGCAGCACAGGGGGTGGTGCTAATGAGAAGGAAGGACCACCGTCAGCTGCGCCTAGCAACAAAAGTGCTCTTAAACCCAACAG GTCAGCTGAAGAGAGAGTTTTGG ATGAAAACCAGGTTGATGGCATTCGAAGGGAACAAGTTGTGCCTcagggaagaggaggaggaggagtttGGAGAGGAGGGGGTCGGGGAAGAGGAGTTGACTGTCCAAACAAAGACAAACCGAGAGAAACTGCAGACAG